From the Nostoc sp. PCC 7107 genome, the window CTGACTATCTGGCAAGCATATCTCAAAGATGCCAATTTACAAGACACCAGCTTTGCCAATGCTGATTTAAAGAGTTCTGTATTCACAGAAACGATGTCTAGTATCGTTTCTGTGAGATTTAGTCCTGATGGCAAATTTTTTGCCACAGGTTTAATCACCGGAGAAATTAGATTATGGCGGACTGCTGATACTAAACAAATTCGCATTTATCAAGGTCATACTGCTTGGGTTTGGGCTTTTGCCTTTAGCCCAGACAGTACAATCCTGGCCAGCGGTAGTGCTGACTACACAATTAAACTCTGGGACGTGCAAACAGGTGAATGTCTGCAAACCTTCACAAAACATAAAAATAAAGTTTATTCAGTAGCTTTCAGTCCTGATGGTTCTTTATTAGCCAGTGCTGGGGAAGACAAAACTATAAAAGTTTGGGATATTGCGACAGGGGTTTGTCAGCAGACACTTTCAGAACATGATGGTTGGGTGTGGACTGTGACTTTTCAACCAACCCCAACCACTAAAAACAATCTTTTACTTGCTAGTGGTAGCGCTGACAGCAAAATTAAGCTGTGGGATATCAATACAGGTAAATGTTTGAAAACTTGGAATGGTCATAGTCGTGATGTTCATTCAGTAGCTTTCAGTCCTGATGGGCGAACCCTAGCCAGTGGTAGCAGAGACCTCACCCTCAAACTTTGGGATGTAAATACAGGTAAATGTCGGCAAACTTGGGAGGGACATAGTAAAAAAATTTATTCGGTACGATTTAGTCCCGATGGGCAAATCTTAGCTAGTTGTGGAGAAGATAGAACGATTAAACTCTGGGATATCGCCCAGGGTAAATGCTTGAAGACCTTGCAGGGTCATTATAGTCAAGTGTGGGCGATCGCTTTCAGCCCTGACAGTCGCACTTTAATCAGTTGTAGTGACGACCAAACAGCCAGACTGTGGGATGTGAATACAGGCAACTGTCTCAATGTATTACAAGGTTATACCCGCGATGTCTATTCCGTAGCCTTTAGTCCCAATAGTCAAATTCTAGCGAGTGGACGGGATGACCACAGTATTAACCTGTGGAACTTACAAACATTAGAATGCCATCCTCTCACAGAACATCAAGGGCGGATTCGTTCTGTCGCCTTTCATCCCAATGGGCAAATCCTCGCCAGCGGTAGTGCTGACAATACAATTAAAATCTGGGATATCACAGACATTCGCCATAGCAAATGTACTCAAACCTTGACTGGACACGGTAACTGGGTTTGGACAGTTGCTTTTAGTCCAGATGGGCAAACTCTAGTCAGTAGTAGCGAAGACCGCAGCATTCGCATCTGGGATATTTCTAGTGGTGAGTGTGTGAGAAAAATCAAAGAACATAGCCATTGGGTGTGGACAGTAGCCTTTCATCCTGATGGCAATACTCTGGCAAGTGGTAGCGCTGACAGTCAAATTAAACTTTGGAATGTCGCCAGTGGCGAATGTCTCCAAACCTTCACAGAACATCAAGACATGATTTGGTCAGTCGCCTTTAGTCCTGATGGGAAACTTTTAGCCAGTGGTAGCGAAGACAAAAGCGTGAAGTTATGGAATCTTCGCACAGGCGAATGTATTCACACCTTAACAGGGCATGATCAACAAGTCTACTCAGTGGCATTTAGTCCCAATGGTCAGATTTTAGCTAGTGCTGGCGCTGATACCACTGTGATGCTATGGCAAGTAAATACAGGTGAGTTTCTCGAAACCTTGAAATTAGGACATACAGCAGCGATTCGTTCCTTAGCTTTTACTCCCGATGGTAAGTTATTGGCGAGTGGCGGCGAAGACGAAAAAATTCAACTATGGGATGTGCAGACTTGTCGAAGAGTGCGATCGCTTAAACCAGATCGTCTATATGAACGTATGGATATTAGCAATATCACAGGCTTAACTGATGCTGAAAAAGCTTCTTTAAAAATGTTAGGGGCTGTTGATTAAAGTTCTCAACTTTCCGGTAGTAGGCTGATCAAAAATGAATACATTAATGATGAAAATTTGTATCTTAAATCATTCTGAAGAGATATGAATGCAAGCACATCATTTTGTTTTCCTGTTCATT encodes:
- a CDS encoding WD40 repeat domain-containing protein: MKQKLIKAFGTKTELEAYLRRMLRTLQQDSPSTPGYAAGNIINLLRQLQIDKSQPDSHIDLSGCDFSGLTIWQAYLKDANLQDTSFANADLKSSVFTETMSSIVSVRFSPDGKFFATGLITGEIRLWRTADTKQIRIYQGHTAWVWAFAFSPDSTILASGSADYTIKLWDVQTGECLQTFTKHKNKVYSVAFSPDGSLLASAGEDKTIKVWDIATGVCQQTLSEHDGWVWTVTFQPTPTTKNNLLLASGSADSKIKLWDINTGKCLKTWNGHSRDVHSVAFSPDGRTLASGSRDLTLKLWDVNTGKCRQTWEGHSKKIYSVRFSPDGQILASCGEDRTIKLWDIAQGKCLKTLQGHYSQVWAIAFSPDSRTLISCSDDQTARLWDVNTGNCLNVLQGYTRDVYSVAFSPNSQILASGRDDHSINLWNLQTLECHPLTEHQGRIRSVAFHPNGQILASGSADNTIKIWDITDIRHSKCTQTLTGHGNWVWTVAFSPDGQTLVSSSEDRSIRIWDISSGECVRKIKEHSHWVWTVAFHPDGNTLASGSADSQIKLWNVASGECLQTFTEHQDMIWSVAFSPDGKLLASGSEDKSVKLWNLRTGECIHTLTGHDQQVYSVAFSPNGQILASAGADTTVMLWQVNTGEFLETLKLGHTAAIRSLAFTPDGKLLASGGEDEKIQLWDVQTCRRVRSLKPDRLYERMDISNITGLTDAEKASLKMLGAVD